The following coding sequences are from one Salvia hispanica cultivar TCC Black 2014 chromosome 3, UniMelb_Shisp_WGS_1.0, whole genome shotgun sequence window:
- the LOC125216855 gene encoding 40S ribosomal protein S13-like — protein MGRMHSRGKGISASALPYKRTPPSWLKITSEDVEENICKFAKKGLTPSQIGVILRDSHGIAQVKSVTGSKILRILKGHGLAPEIPEDLYHLIKKAVAIRKHLERNRKDKDSKFRLILVESRIHRLARYYKKTKKLPPVWKYESTTASTLVA, from the exons ATGGGTCGCATGCACAGCCGAGG AAAGGGTATTTCCGCTTCAGCCCTTCCCTACAAGAGGACTCCTCCCTCCTGGCTCAAAATCACCTCTGAAGAT GTTGAGGAGAATATCTGCAAGTTTGCGAAGAAGGGTCTCACCCCGTCGCAGATCGGCGTGATTCTCCGTGACTCCCATGGAATTGCTCAGGTGAAGAGCGTCACCGGAAGCAAGATTCTCCGCATTCTCAAGGGTCATG GGCTTGCACCTGAAATTCCTGAGGATTTGTACCACTTGATCAAGAAAGCAGTGGCTATCAGGAAGCATCTGGAGAGGAACAGGAAGGATAAGGATTCTAAGTTTAGGTTGATTTTGGTTGAGAGCAGGATTCACCGCCTTGCCCGATACTACAAGAAGACAAAGAAGCTTCCGCCTGTCTGGAAATA
- the LOC125212316 gene encoding chloride conductance regulatory protein ICln-like produces MASAIRLVTERTGDGVGQPFVDSHHGEELMLVQPGVSIVLGSSSRQPELPGTLYLTTRQVIWLSDSDRAKGYAVNFISVSLHAVSRDPEAYPQPCIYAQIENGAEEDESEDSESETDDTLNLSKITEMRFVPSDPNQLDRLFTVFCECAELNPDPVEEDEGENNWIFSADQLEFNAEDDDSEWDAHQNPAHPIGANGNVDLAQSVVQLQINDQRFEDAEEIEQDGSNGHH; encoded by the exons ATGGCCTCCGCGATCCGACTCGTGACGGAGAGAACCGGCGACGGCGTCGGACAACCATTCGTCGACTCCCACCACGGCGAGGAGCTGATGCTCGTGCAGCCCGGCGTCTCTATCGTCCTCGGCAGCAGCAGCCGTCAGCCTGAACTCCCCGGCACTCTCTACCTCACCACCAG GCAAGTAATTTGGCTGAGCGATTCGGATAGGGCGAAAGGCTATGCCGTCAATTTTATTTCGGTGTCGCTTCACGCTGTTTCCAGAGATCCCGAGGCTTATCCTCAGCCTTGTATCTATGCTCAG atTGAGAATGGGGCTGAGGAAGACGAGTCTGAAGATTCAGAGTCTGAAACTGACGATACGCTAAACTTATCCAAGATAACCGAGATGAGATTTGTGCCCTCGGATCCTAATCAAT TGGACAGACTATTTACTGTATTCTGTGAATGCGCTGAGCTGAATCCTGATCCAGTCGAAG AGGATGAGGGTgaaaataattggattttCAGTGCCGATCAGCTGGAATTCAATGCTG AGGACGATGACTCGGAATGGGATGCCCACCAAAATCCAGCCCATCCAATCGGTGCCAATGGAAATGTGGACTTAGCTCAATCAGTGGTGCAG CTTCAGATAAATGATCAGCGCTTCGAGGATGCAGAGGAAATAGAGCAGGATGGTAGCAATGGTCATCACTAA
- the LOC125216925 gene encoding 40S ribosomal protein S20-2-like, whose amino-acid sequence MAFAAVKPSKPGLEEPLEQIHKIRITLSSKNVKNLEKVCADLVRGAKDKRLRVKGPVRMPTKVLKITTRKSPCGEGTNTFDRFELRVHKRVIDLFSSPDVVKQITSITIEPGVEVEVTIADS is encoded by the exons ATGGCGTTCGCAGCGGTAAAACCCTCAAAGCCAGGGCTAGAGGAGCCCCTGGAGCAGATTCACAAGATTCGTATTACACTTTCTTCCAAGAACGTGAAGAATTTGGAGAAAG TCTGTGCCGACTTGGTGCGTGGTGCCAAGGACAAGAGGCTCAGAGTCAAGGGACCAGTGAGAATGCCCACTAAGGTTCTCAAGATCACTACTAGGAAATCTCCTTGTGGTGAAG GTACCAACACCTTTGATAGGTTTGAGCTTAGGGTTCACAAGCGAGTGATTGACCTTTTCAGCTCACCCGATGTTGTGAAGCAGATCACTTCAATTACCATTGAACCTGGTGTAGAGGTCGAAGTCACAATCGCAGATTCTTAG